The genomic region CATTGCGTGTGTTACCGTCGAAAAATCAATGGTTTTACTTGAATCGAGCGTGCAGGCTGGCGTGCTGATAATCTTAATTTGATTAATATTTAGTGTTACCGGACGGGTTGCCTCACTCATTATCCACTCATAGGCAAGCGGGCCAGCATTAAGTACAACATTGTCGGAGGAATCGGATAGTGATAACGTATCCGATGTTTTGAAAAATTGCAGGCGGTAATAACTCCCTGTCGACCAGTCCCAGGTTCCTATTGGTTCATTATTTTCAAAAGCAACGGTGGATTCATTTGGATAATAGGCAAATCCTTTGGCAGTAGCAGAACGATAATGTACTTTTACACCAATACCCTCAACATTCGTTTTGTATAGTCTGGTTGCCACGGTTTCGCTTAAACCCACTAAACTTCGCCCTATGGGCGTGCCAGCCGGACACTCATCGTATCCGATATTTGACAACGTTGATGTTGTAAAGACACCGTTAGCAATAGGGTTTGTAGTATCGGCAACGGCATCTGCACTAATTGTAATCGTCTCGGCAGGTAGCGTGAGCGTTGTAAAGGCTCCCCTGGCGAGGGTGCATTGTGCCGCCGCATTTGAAGCGAGCAGCGCACTTGATAATAAAAATATAACCTTCCGTAGCATATTTATTACTCCTTATCTGGATTCATTTTTTCTATCATCTCTGCAGGTAATATTTTCAGTAATTCTGAAAAACTTTTACCTACGGTTGATTCTGCAAATGCTAATAATGGAATGACTGGACTGCTTGGTTCCATTTTTGTGAACCATGTCCTTATTTCACGGAGTTTTGATAGTGCATCGGAACGGGTTTCGATTCCTTTAGAGGCTGCGGCACGGGACGGCGGAGTGACTGGCTTTTCCAAAGGGGGAGTTGTGTCATCTATTGATTCAGCCGCTAAAAAGACAGATTCTGAGGGTGCTTTTTCGGCTGGCACAGGTTCAGCCTGTGCCAGCGGCTGTGAAGACACGTTACTAAATAAATCCAGCAATGGCCCGATGTGGGAAAACTCGGGGGCATCATGGCCCAATGAATCAACCAGCAACGCTTTAATTTCTTTAAGACATAATCCCGCGGCACTCAGCGAATAAATTGTCTTATTTTCCTGCTCATCCCATTCAAGCAGCAGTGCTGAAATAACTGATTCAGGCAATGCCCCCTCTTCGCGTGGGGAAGCATGTGCTTTTTCAAAATCTTTGACAGCGATCTGTAAACCGGCTGCTTTAGGCAATGTCTGGTTACGGATATCGCTCAACAAACCGTTAACATCTTCTAATTCAGAAAATGCATTGGCCCTGAGAAGTGGATCGAATTCGCCTTCATCGAGAAGTTGTGGATGAAGATCCTCTGGAAACGTCACCAGCAAATAACGTAATGCTTCAAGTCCTTCATGAATTGCAGCCAGGCCGGTTTGGCGAAGACGACAGCGAATCAACGCGATAAACAGGCGAATATCTTTGCTTTTTTGCAGCATGGACAAACATTCGCGCTCAATTTCTGCCCAGTTAATCGGTTCAGCGGCCTCGACAAAGTTGCCATACTCGACACCCAGGCGTGGCTGTAACTTTGATTGCAACATAATGAAGCTGGCATCGTAGTCCAGATTCTCACCACAGGGATTCTCGTCACCCATTTTTTCACACAGGTGCTGATAATAATTACTTAACTGCTTTATGTTTACTTCAGCCACGGTTCCATCCTTTTAATAAAAGCTGGCTGTTAAAAAGTCATCCCTGCCAGTTTGTTAAATCATTGTCTGGATCAATTTTATTGATGTAGCTCAGGTTCAAAACTCATCCCGTAAACAGGAACATCGGTTTCAGCCCTTTCAAGCCAGGTGGCATACCCGAGTTGATGTGCGCCTCCCAATGTGGCACGAGGCACTTCGCTGGCGGCCAGCATCAGTTGTGTATCCCAGGCGTATTCATAACCGATAAAGTTTCTCACCCATTCGCGCAGGACGGGGAGATCCTGTCCCCATGGGCTAAAGCGCATGTACTGTTGAAGCGTTAAGGGGCCAAGAACAAGTTTAAATTTATGCTGCCGATCTTTTACTGTGTCACCGAGAATTGCGCCGTCTCCCAGCAACAGAGCACCATAATTATTCTCTCCAAGAATGGAGCGATCTTGTGGGGAAAGTAAAATCCACTGGCTGGCATATTCTTCCATCTCGGCGGGCACTTCAAAATAATATTGTAGCGCACCAAGAAGCCCATCCGGATTTCGCGCTTCACGCACCAAATGCGCAGAAGAAGCAAGACGAGCATGTGCTGGCAGAATATTGCTATCTAACTCCTGCGGGTCCATACCCGCCAGGCTGGCGACGTAGAAGGAAAATCGTTCATCATCAGTACGATCGAGCGATGCAGTATCCTGTGCCACATACCATGCACGGTAAAACAGTGAGAGCGCACGGTGGTGGAAAATATCGATAAAATCCACCATCGTTCGATCATGCAGTTCTGTGCGTGAATAAATCTGTTCCGAGAGATGCAGTGGCATAGCCCCTTGAGGTCCCCAAATTCCCAGACCAAATAGCTGTAGCCTGGTTTTATCCTCATCGGTATCAACACGCGCTATTTCACGGGGGGAAAAGATCATCGTTGCCGCCTGCCCAAGACGATATTTTTCCTGTGAAGGCAAGGTTGCTAAACCTGGCAGTGGCGAGCCGTGATTTTTTGCAGCAATAGCCCGCATCAGGCTGATAAATCCAGCATCCCACGGACGTTCTTTATTAAACCAGGCGTCCAGTGTAGGGGGCGTTTTTGTTATGGTGACCGGTTTATGAGGCATCACAATGCCCCTCTTTTACCCGGACGCCCTTGCCAGCTGGCGACCAGCCCCCTTTGCATCGAGTGAAGTTGAGTCTCAGTAAATACATTGATTGCCGCGTGACGGGATAAATAATTTTCCATAATCAGCCCAAATAAGTAGGGACTCATACCTGAGAAGCCCTCTTCATCTACCGTTAAAGTACACCGCACGCCGCGGCCATAAACCAGTAATCCATCACCTGGCAGCCTGCGCGTTACAGGTTCACTCTTGCAGCCAATCAGGCTGTTGACCTGGCTGATTGAT from Erwinia tracheiphila harbors:
- a CDS encoding type VI secretion system protein TssA, coding for MAEVNIKQLSNYYQHLCEKMGDENPCGENLDYDASFIMLQSKLQPRLGVEYGNFVEAAEPINWAEIERECLSMLQKSKDIRLFIALIRCRLRQTGLAAIHEGLEALRYLLVTFPEDLHPQLLDEGEFDPLLRANAFSELEDVNGLLSDIRNQTLPKAAGLQIAVKDFEKAHASPREEGALPESVISALLLEWDEQENKTIYSLSAAGLCLKEIKALLVDSLGHDAPEFSHIGPLLDLFSNVSSQPLAQAEPVPAEKAPSESVFLAAESIDDTTPPLEKPVTPPSRAAASKGIETRSDALSKLREIRTWFTKMEPSSPVIPLLAFAESTVGKSFSELLKILPAEMIEKMNPDKE
- a CDS encoding fimbrial protein, encoding MLRKVIFLLSSALLASNAAAQCTLARGAFTTLTLPAETITISADAVADTTNPIANGVFTTSTLSNIGYDECPAGTPIGRSLVGLSETVATRLYKTNVEGIGVKVHYRSATAKGFAYYPNESTVAFENNEPIGTWDWSTGSYYRLQFFKTSDTLSLSDSSDNVVLNAGPLAYEWIMSEATRPVTLNINQIKIISTPACTLDSSKTIDFSTVTHAMLKSGGVEKPLDFGLTCKTDYGTYSAQASISSSTSSTDSKYIRVTDASGNSDNQLGIEIYNSSGSLMILNGTTLEKSDTVASGVAAQFNWIAKLVNTGSGKTRPQHGKFTASAEILLQLN
- the tssG gene encoding type VI secretion system baseplate subunit TssG encodes the protein MMPHKPVTITKTPPTLDAWFNKERPWDAGFISLMRAIAAKNHGSPLPGLATLPSQEKYRLGQAATMIFSPREIARVDTDEDKTRLQLFGLGIWGPQGAMPLHLSEQIYSRTELHDRTMVDFIDIFHHRALSLFYRAWYVAQDTASLDRTDDERFSFYVASLAGMDPQELDSNILPAHARLASSAHLVREARNPDGLLGALQYYFEVPAEMEEYASQWILLSPQDRSILGENNYGALLLGDGAILGDTVKDRQHKFKLVLGPLTLQQYMRFSPWGQDLPVLREWVRNFIGYEYAWDTQLMLAASEVPRATLGGAHQLGYATWLERAETDVPVYGMSFEPELHQ